A DNA window from Paralichthys olivaceus isolate ysfri-2021 chromosome 3, ASM2471397v2, whole genome shotgun sequence contains the following coding sequences:
- the b3galt2 gene encoding beta-1,3-galactosyltransferase 2, giving the protein MQWRRRHCCPIKMTWTIKRSVFRTHVTGLLSLALLFTFFLFFSHQDWLPGRSGLRENPLSNSFKALRSPKGDANQSSSLRSLWKDAGYAAPKPLLNLSTQQMEGVAGEAGGGGGRMGVMGLGDTMSTNNSLQKEMGVGGRLSAQPYRYILNEPFKCRDTTPFLILLIAAEPGQADARNAIRVTWGNESVAMGLGFVRLFLLGVGKSSDTFLQSSIEEESLVHHDIIQQDYQDTYYNLTIKTLMGMNWVATYCPHANYVMKTDSDMFVNTEYLIQKLLKPELPPKPRFFTGYLMRGYAPNRNKDSKWYMAPELYPSERYPIFCSGTGYVFSGDMAELIYQASLGIRRLHLEDVYVGICLAKLRIDPVPPPNEFLFNHWRVSYSSCKYSHLITSHQFQPSELIKYWNHLQSNKHNACINIAKEKNGRSRHRRFHGERPP; this is encoded by the coding sequence ATGCAGTGGAGACGGCGGCACTGCTGTCCCATCAAGATGACCTGGACCATCAAGCGTTCAGTCTTTCGGACCCACGTGACGGGCCTCCTGTCGCTGGCTCTGCTCTTCACCTTCTTCTTATTTTTCAGCCACCAGGACTGGCTGCCGGGTCGCAGTGGGCTCCGGGAAAACCCACTCAGTAATAGTTTTAAGGCTCTCCGCAGCCCCAAGGGAGACGCCAACCAGAGCAGCTCCCTGAGGAGCCTGTGGAAGGATGCGGGATATGCAGCGCCAAAGCCTCTGCTCAACCTCAGTACTCAGCAAATGGAGGGGGTGGCAGGAGAGGCCGGTGGAGGTGGAGGCAGGATGGGTGTAATGGGGCTGGGGGACACTATGAGCACTAACAACAGTTTACAGAAGGAGATGGGTGTGGGAGGGAGACTCAGTGCTCAGCCCTACCGCTACATCCTGAATGAGCCCTTCAAGTGTAGGGACACCACGCCCTTCCTCATACTCCTCATTGCTGCAGAGCCCGGCCAGGCCGATGCCCGAAATGCAATCCGTGTGACGTGGGGGAATGAGAGTGTAGCAATGGGCCTGGGCTTTGTCCGTCTTTTTCTGCTCGGGGTCGGAAAGAGCTCTGACACCTTCCTTCAGAGCAGCATAGAGGAGGAGAGCCTTGTTCACCATGACATCATTCAGCAGGACTACCAGGACACTTACTACAACCTGACCATCAAAACCCTGATGGGCATGAACTGGGTGGCCACCTACTGCCCACATGCCAACTACGTGATGAAGACAGACAGCGACATGTTTGTCAACACCGAGTATCTCATCCAGAAGCTGCTGAAGCCTGAGCTGCCTCCCAAGCCTCGGTTCTTCACCGGCTACCTGATGAGAGGTTATGCACCAAACAGAAACAAGGACAGCAAGTGGTACATGGCGCCGGAGCTTTACCCAAGCGAGCGCTACCCGATATTCTGCTCGGGCACGGGGTATGTGTTCTCAGGGGACATGGCCGAGCTGATCTACCAGGCCTCTCTCGGCATACGCAGGCTGCACTTGGAGGATGTTTACGTGGGGATCTGCTTGGCGAAGCTGCGCATCGACCCGGTACCCCCACCCAATGAGTTCCTCTTCAACCACTGGCGGGTGTCTTACTCCAGTTGTAAGTACAGCCACCTGATCACGTCACATCAGTTCCAACCCAGCGAACTCATCAAGTACTGGAACCACTTGCAGAGCAACAAGCACAACGCCTGCATCAACATAGCCAAGGAAAAGAACGGCAGGTCCCGACACCGAAGGTTTCACGGAGAGAGGCCTCCATGA